The genomic DNA GTTCCACCAACTTAATGGCCAATGTACGGAGTACATGACAATAAACTATATACACCAGAATTGTACGTCAAGACTCCTCGTACCGGGATTTTGTAGAGAGCCTACAGGACAGTAGCGCTGGTAACGTTCATGTAGAAGTACTCGTTTTGCACAGTGACGGGGTATTGGGAGCCAACAAAGGTCCATTGCTCGCCATCAATGGTGATAGTTTGTTTAATGGTAAGCGCTACGTTTGTCAGACTATGTCCTCAAAGAATGGATCACATGATGTTATAACTTACTGCTGTTTTCGTAGGTCCAGTCAAGACCCAATTTGTCGCAGTCGTGTCCGGAAGTGAGGGGAGGGTCGGCACTGGGGTCGTAGATGCAAGTAGTCCCGTATCCATCAGGGAAGGTGTATGCACCGTCATTGTAATATGCGGTGACTAGGAAAAGCGAATCGGGCGAAGAGCCTTGGTTGAGTTTGATGTCCCAGTAACCATACATTCCATGGGGTGGTGCAGTAGGACCCCCCGACGCAGCAGCGGATGCGGTGGCAGCGAGGGCGAGGGCAATGGTAGAGAGCATCATGTTGGGTGTGGTTTGTTTGGTGTTGGTAGTGATGAGTGGTGGCGGTTTCAATAAATGGGATGAGATGGACCAACTTATACACAAAAATGTTGATGCCGATCACATGCTTCGATTGACGTTCTTCGTGATAGTGGAGTCGGAGTACAACGGTTGCATTAGAATTGTTGCTATTTTTGCTGTCGAATGCAAGGTGACCCCCTGACTGAACCGCGATGTGGGGAACCCACTTTTCTGAGTTCTGCCGTCGCCGTGTTCAGTTCGTGACCCCTAGGATGGGAAATACAGTACACTGTGCTTGAATACAATGTTATGAGGGCGACGTCGATTGCACCCTGGTTATTCAATGTTGTGATGATGCGGTACGACAGAATAAGAAATTTGACAGGATCTCACGATCGGCATTTGCCCGTGCATGCCTAGGTAGTAACAAGAAATGCATGTCTAGATAAACTTGGTTAGGTGTGCCTGCTGCTATGCGTTGGCCACTCGTATTCAGAAGAGCATCCCTAGGAATTCGATAGAAAGTGTCGTTTTTGGATGTAACCACCCGGCGACGGAGTGGGCCGGGAAACGGGAGTGAGGTTTCAAGCCGTGCATACGAAATCACGTGAATCGTGGCATATCCTCGGCAATGATAAAGGTACGGGGGCGAAAAGAGACGATGCAACATTTCTTGGGAGAAGACATCATTCCCGACGACATACAAGGACTTAGAGCACTACAAGACTGTGCTATCGGCGGTTCGTTTATTAAGCGCAGACAATAGGCGCTTCCGTGCCTTGCTGTACGTCATGCGCTAAGTTAGTGTTGGCTCGGGGGTAATGAGGGAATCAAACCTTGTTGAGCAACTGTATCCATCCACACCGTCGCATTCGTATACCACTCCGTTATGGCATGATAGTTCGTTCATCGCGCATTATCACGGTCGAGGTCGTATCTTGTTGCGCACGTTGTGTGACTTGAAGTAGCTTCCACGCACACGGGTGTTTGCAACCGATGACGTCGACACGTTGCCACCGGCCTTCAAAATAGAAGGGGAATTTTGTCAATGATCTTATTGAACGCACGCCTAAACATTTTGAATCGGCTTAAGATCTTGGGA from Pyrenophora tritici-repentis strain M4 chromosome 8, whole genome shotgun sequence includes the following:
- a CDS encoding MBT domain containing protein, yielding MMLSTIALALAATASAAASGGPTAPPHGMYGYWDIKLNQGSSPDSLFLVTAYYNDGAYTFPDGYGTTCIYDPSADPPLTSGHDCDKLGLDWTYENSTLTIKQTITIDGEQWTFVGSQYPVTVQNEYFYMNVTSATVL